Proteins from a single region of Chryseomicrobium sp. FSL W7-1435:
- a CDS encoding FtsW/RodA/SpoVE family cell cycle protein encodes MQFEQAKRTIGFVSGLLTCLGIFYIASASSYWSAVHYPNSLPFWIKQSIFAVLAIVLFKVVQLIKLDYRTVVFLYFAGLLVALTVWLPGLSVVRNGARGWITLAGFYFQPAELTKVTTLLFLSHLLSFKTPLIKQLIVLGIPSTLFMLQPDFGSTFLLVATYCALLFVTGLSMRLILLGIVSAVLGLVALIATAPYRLKRITAFLDPWEDPLGAGFQAIQSLLAIGPAGFTGWGFGNSRQKLLYLPEPQNDFIFSLIIEESGWLMAACICFCYVLWGRSAYTLASYHLQTVYGIQIAALALLLLIQTSVNLGVVTGLLPVTGVTLPFISYGGSSLVSCWVVTGLIIAIYKQGREAEEWKN; translated from the coding sequence GTGCAATTTGAACAAGCAAAGCGAACAATTGGCTTTGTCAGCGGACTATTAACATGTCTTGGCATTTTTTATATTGCCAGTGCTAGCAGTTATTGGTCCGCCGTTCATTACCCGAACAGTTTGCCATTTTGGATCAAGCAGAGTATTTTTGCAGTGCTTGCAATTGTGTTATTTAAAGTCGTGCAGCTAATAAAATTAGACTATCGTACAGTTGTCTTCCTCTATTTTGCGGGACTGCTGGTAGCCTTAACTGTCTGGTTACCTGGGTTGAGCGTTGTACGAAATGGTGCACGTGGTTGGATTACACTAGCCGGTTTCTATTTTCAGCCTGCCGAACTTACAAAAGTAACTACTCTTTTATTCCTGTCACATTTACTGTCTTTTAAAACACCACTCATCAAGCAGTTAATCGTTCTGGGTATTCCTAGCACACTGTTCATGCTGCAGCCAGATTTTGGGTCAACTTTTTTATTAGTCGCTACCTACTGTGCTTTATTGTTTGTCACAGGGCTCTCCATGCGCTTAATACTGCTTGGCATCGTCTCAGCTGTTCTTGGTCTTGTAGCGTTAATAGCCACGGCACCCTACAGGTTAAAAAGGATAACGGCGTTTTTAGACCCATGGGAAGATCCGTTAGGTGCAGGTTTTCAAGCAATTCAGTCCTTGTTGGCTATAGGTCCTGCGGGATTTACAGGATGGGGATTTGGCAATTCAAGACAAAAGCTATTGTATCTTCCTGAACCTCAAAATGATTTTATCTTTTCGTTGATTATCGAGGAAAGCGGTTGGCTGATGGCGGCCTGTATTTGTTTTTGTTATGTACTGTGGGGCAGAAGTGCGTATACATTAGCAAGCTATCACTTACAAACGGTGTATGGAATTCAAATTGCTGCACTGGCTTTATTGCTTCTCATTCAAACCTCAGTAAATCTAGGTGTCGTGACAGGTTTGCTTCCCGTTACGGGTGTAACACTTCCGTTTATAAGTTACGGAGGTTCGTCATTGGTAAGTTGTTGGGTTGTGACAGGTTTGATCATCGCTATCTACAAACAAGGAAGGGAGGCAGAAGAATGGAAAAACTAA
- the murD gene encoding UDP-N-acetylmuramoyl-L-alanine--D-glutamate ligase — MKTVKELYHQKVLVLGLAKSGTAAAEMLHELGAFVTVNDSKPFEENTQAQELLKQGMTVICGSHPENLLDEGFSLIVKNPGIPYNNPVLQEAIKREIPIWTEIELAYRISEAPMIGITGSNGKTTTTTLLCEMLEKGPLEPLVAGNIGTVATTVAKDATKNNVIVTELSSFQLMGTVKLKPSIAIITNIYEAHLDYHTDLDEYIEAKLAIAKNQTEQDLLIYNAEQPLLAQRVKSLNATPVPFFVSSRQSEGISADAEWVYWKGEALYKRDEIRLPGKHNLENVLAATAAALLVGAPLEQIRATVASFAGVKHRTQYAGEWQGRLFYNDSKATNALATKSALEGFSRPVILLAGGKERNHSFDELIPYLPTIKAICHFGETAPRLQQFAELHNVQAYSFPTLTAAFEKSIELSEPNDVLLLSPASASWDQYESFEIRGDEFLRLFKDLETKG, encoded by the coding sequence ATGAAAACAGTAAAAGAACTTTACCATCAAAAAGTACTTGTTTTAGGTCTTGCTAAAAGTGGGACAGCTGCCGCTGAAATGCTTCATGAACTCGGAGCATTCGTCACAGTAAATGATTCCAAACCATTTGAAGAAAATACGCAAGCGCAAGAGTTGTTAAAACAGGGGATGACCGTTATTTGTGGAAGTCACCCAGAAAATTTGCTCGATGAAGGCTTTAGTCTAATTGTCAAAAATCCTGGGATTCCTTACAATAATCCGGTCTTACAAGAAGCGATTAAAAGAGAAATACCTATTTGGACAGAAATTGAATTAGCTTACCGAATTAGTGAAGCACCAATGATCGGAATTACAGGTTCAAATGGAAAGACGACAACAACGACATTACTTTGCGAGATGCTTGAAAAAGGTCCTTTAGAGCCACTAGTTGCTGGGAATATTGGCACGGTTGCAACTACTGTAGCCAAGGATGCAACAAAAAATAATGTAATCGTAACAGAACTGTCATCGTTTCAGCTCATGGGTACTGTAAAATTAAAACCTTCGATTGCAATTATTACTAATATTTATGAGGCACACCTGGACTACCACACAGACCTCGATGAATACATCGAAGCAAAATTAGCAATTGCTAAAAATCAAACGGAGCAAGACTTGCTTATTTACAATGCCGAACAGCCTTTATTAGCACAACGCGTGAAGTCACTTAACGCGACTCCAGTGCCATTCTTCGTGTCTAGCCGACAGTCTGAAGGTATCAGTGCAGATGCAGAGTGGGTGTATTGGAAAGGGGAAGCGCTTTATAAACGTGATGAAATAAGACTGCCTGGAAAGCACAATCTTGAGAATGTATTAGCAGCGACAGCAGCGGCATTGTTAGTAGGTGCTCCACTGGAACAAATTCGAGCAACCGTAGCAAGCTTTGCTGGTGTCAAACACAGAACGCAATACGCGGGCGAGTGGCAAGGACGTCTTTTCTATAACGACTCGAAGGCAACAAATGCTTTGGCTACCAAGAGTGCTTTAGAAGGGTTTTCACGCCCTGTTATTCTTTTAGCTGGTGGTAAAGAACGTAATCACTCATTCGATGAGTTAATTCCCTATCTTCCGACGATTAAAGCGATTTGTCATTTTGGAGAGACGGCACCGCGCCTTCAACAATTTGCAGAGCTTCATAATGTACAGGCCTATTCTTTCCCTACATTGACAGCGGCATTTGAGAAGTCAATTGAACTATCTGAGCCAAATGACGTCTTGTTATTATCGCCTGCTTCTGCAAGTTGGGATCAATACGAGAGCTTTGAAATTCGTGGCGATGAATTTTTACGATTGTTTAAGGATTTAGAAACGAAGGGATGA
- the mraY gene encoding phospho-N-acetylmuramoyl-pentapeptide-transferase has protein sequence MSLVLIVATIALGFAITAVLAPLFIPYLRRMKFGQSIREEGPQSHQKKTGTPTMGGLIFLVSIALTTLLISYFFEMITTQTVVLLLVLVGFGVLGFLDDFIKVVMKRNLGLTSLQKLLGQILIAIVAYFLLQLGPFDTAITIPFTTWSIDFGIFYVAFIVFWLVGFSNAVNLTDGLDGLVSGTASIAFATFGIFAVLYNQNDAAIFAFAVTGALLGFLLFNKNPAKVFMGDTGSLALGGALAMLSIILKLELLLLFVGVIFVIETASVILQVISFKTRGKRIFKMSPIHHHFELSGWSEQKVVYVFWTVGFVAAFAVLVLEVMG, from the coding sequence ATGTCACTCGTATTAATTGTCGCAACAATCGCACTCGGTTTTGCTATTACAGCAGTACTTGCACCTCTATTTATTCCCTATCTTCGTCGAATGAAATTCGGTCAGAGTATTCGAGAAGAAGGTCCACAGTCCCATCAGAAAAAAACTGGGACACCAACCATGGGTGGACTTATCTTCTTAGTATCCATTGCACTGACTACACTTTTAATTTCGTACTTTTTCGAAATGATCACAACACAGACAGTTGTTCTACTACTAGTGCTTGTTGGTTTTGGAGTACTTGGTTTTTTAGATGATTTTATTAAAGTAGTTATGAAACGCAATCTTGGACTGACATCCCTGCAAAAGTTACTTGGACAAATTCTGATTGCGATTGTTGCCTACTTCTTACTGCAATTAGGTCCTTTCGATACGGCTATTACGATTCCTTTCACAACTTGGTCAATTGACTTTGGAATTTTCTATGTTGCATTTATCGTATTTTGGTTGGTTGGTTTCTCGAATGCAGTGAATCTAACGGACGGATTAGATGGCCTGGTCAGCGGTACAGCTTCTATTGCATTTGCCACATTTGGAATTTTTGCTGTTCTCTACAACCAAAATGATGCAGCTATTTTTGCCTTTGCCGTTACAGGTGCATTATTAGGATTTTTACTGTTTAACAAGAATCCTGCAAAAGTATTTATGGGTGATACAGGCTCACTTGCACTAGGTGGAGCCCTCGCTATGTTATCGATTATTTTGAAGCTTGAACTCCTTCTCCTTTTTGTTGGAGTCATCTTCGTTATAGAAACAGCTTCCGTAATTCTTCAAGTGATAAGTTTCAAAACAAGAGGGAAACGGATCTTTAAAATGAGCCCGATTCATCACCATTTTGAACTATCAGGTTGGTCAGAACAAAAAGTAGTATACGTATTTTGGACAGTCGGCTTTGTTGCGGCTTTCGCAGTGCTAGTGTTGGAGGTCATGGGATGA